A region from the Bacteroidales bacterium genome encodes:
- a CDS encoding fructosamine kinase family protein has translation MLPSNIERHLVEYLTSLHHRPVSITSVTSLGGGCINESFRIETSFGFYFLKYNQAEKYPGMFASEAAGLIKLSEGGSIRIPGVVNNAEAGPYTYLLLEFIRTENKGKHFWDTFGRALAKLHKQPGEMFGWEQDNYIGSLSQSNHEHPDWNEFFILERLEPLLKLALDQKKTSSALVRKFESFYSLLPELLPLEKPALLHGDLWNGNFLVDETGNPCLIDPAVYFGHREVDLAMTRLFGGFSEEFYSAYHAEFPLEKGWEKRIDIFNLYPLLVHVNLFGGGYISDVERIMAYY, from the coding sequence ATGTTACCTTCCAACATTGAGCGGCATTTGGTTGAGTATCTTACAAGTCTTCATCATAGGCCGGTAAGTATTACTTCTGTCACCTCCCTTGGAGGCGGATGCATCAATGAATCATTTCGAATTGAGACCTCTTTTGGCTTTTATTTTTTAAAGTACAACCAGGCAGAAAAATATCCTGGAATGTTTGCCTCCGAGGCTGCCGGGTTAATAAAACTATCCGAAGGCGGAAGCATACGGATTCCAGGGGTTGTGAATAATGCTGAGGCCGGACCGTATACCTATCTTTTGCTGGAGTTTATCCGGACAGAAAACAAGGGAAAGCATTTCTGGGATACATTTGGCAGGGCATTGGCTAAACTACACAAGCAGCCAGGGGAAATGTTTGGATGGGAGCAGGATAATTACATCGGATCTTTGTCTCAAAGCAATCATGAACACCCGGATTGGAATGAGTTTTTCATCCTGGAACGACTGGAACCATTGTTGAAACTTGCCCTTGATCAAAAGAAAACAAGTTCGGCACTGGTCAGGAAATTTGAGTCTTTTTACTCATTATTGCCTGAATTGTTACCATTGGAAAAACCAGCCCTGTTACATGGCGATTTATGGAATGGGAATTTCCTGGTGGATGAAACCGGTAACCCATGCCTGATCGATCCGGCCGTATATTTTGGACATAGGGAAGTTGACCTTGCAATGACCCGTCTTTTCGGGGGATTTTCTGAAGAATTTTATTCAGCCTATCATGCAGAATTTCCCCTGGAAAAAGGCTGGGAGAAACGAATAGATATTTTCAATCTTTACCCCTTATTGGTTCATGTAAACCTTTTCGGAGGAGGATATATTTCGGATGTTGAAAGAATCATGGCTTATTATTAA
- a CDS encoding sigma-70 family RNA polymerase sigma factor, with translation MKEQDDIYHVQRVLAGNTAAFAVLVDKHKDLAFNIALKIVRHREDAEEIAQDAFMKAYQSLRSFKGDSKFSTWLYRIVYNAAISHTRKKQQEFTQIDDRVMSDTTEDDILEDLERVDGDLQTKLVNQAIDRLPPDESALVTLFYMEENSIDDISHITGLSVSNVKVKLHRIRKKLYDELQGMMMKAAMV, from the coding sequence ATGAAAGAACAGGACGATATCTACCATGTGCAGAGAGTGCTTGCGGGAAACACCGCAGCATTCGCCGTTCTGGTCGACAAACATAAAGATCTGGCATTTAATATCGCCCTGAAAATAGTGAGGCATAGAGAGGATGCAGAAGAAATTGCACAGGATGCCTTTATGAAAGCATACCAATCATTACGTTCTTTTAAAGGGGATTCAAAATTCAGCACATGGCTCTACAGGATTGTCTATAATGCAGCCATCTCACATACCCGCAAGAAACAGCAGGAGTTTACACAGATTGATGACAGGGTGATGAGTGATACAACAGAAGACGACATACTGGAAGACCTGGAAAGGGTAGATGGTGATTTGCAGACAAAACTGGTAAATCAGGCCATTGATCGCTTACCACCCGATGAAAGTGCTTTGGTTACCTTGTTCTATATGGAGGAGAATTCAATAGATGACATCAGTCATATTACCGGGTTGAGCGTTTCAAATGTAAAGGTGAAATTGCACAGGATCAGGAAAAAGCTCTATGATGAACTGCAGGGAATGATGATGAAGGCTGCTATGGTATAA
- the thpR gene encoding RNA 2',3'-cyclic phosphodiesterase has protein sequence MKRLFAAIKISPNAEFMEVFNQIRSGLRHERIKWVEPENIHLTLKFFGETDEKRIPGIKEALQLAVSRSESTVIKINKAGIFGSRYDPRVIWFGIDINEALQNTAGQVLDALEKAGWEKDRQNFVPHLTIGRIKELKDKDLFQEEIQKYRNRFIQEQAINEIHLYESILRKEGPLYLKIATFQLQASL, from the coding sequence ATGAAACGATTATTTGCAGCCATCAAAATTTCACCCAATGCCGAATTTATGGAAGTCTTCAACCAAATCAGGTCCGGGCTACGCCATGAACGTATCAAATGGGTGGAACCGGAAAACATACACCTCACCCTGAAATTTTTTGGTGAAACCGATGAAAAACGTATCCCGGGTATAAAAGAGGCGCTTCAATTAGCGGTTTCCAGGTCGGAATCTACGGTGATAAAAATTAATAAAGCAGGGATTTTTGGCAGCCGGTATGATCCGCGGGTCATTTGGTTCGGAATCGACATTAATGAAGCATTGCAGAATACGGCCGGACAAGTACTGGATGCACTGGAAAAGGCAGGCTGGGAAAAAGACCGGCAGAATTTTGTTCCGCATCTCACCATTGGCAGAATAAAGGAACTAAAGGATAAAGATTTATTCCAGGAGGAAATTCAGAAGTACAGGAACCGATTCATCCAGGAACAAGCCATTAATGAAATCCATCTCTATGAAAGCATCCTTAGGAAAGAAGGGCCACTTTATCTTAAGATTGCTACCTTTCAACTACAGGCAAGTCTCTGA
- a CDS encoding tetratricopeptide repeat protein produces MKNNLKLSNGVELSLTDELKLSRSIDNALKQDDIIDLRMKLLAVYNENKKAQPEVPVIRLFVKKFWYAAASLILLAAIGSTLFFNMQGSSPNEQLFKEYYSTENLINVTRSGDANIVEAVMKFQEGDYTTAEQLFRQILDAEPANYSSWFYYGISCMETGHYDLAENAFSTIITEEQNLYVEHAEWYLGLSALKSNQTDRAKEQLQKIAQNPDNIHSRDARKLLAELGK; encoded by the coding sequence ATGAAAAACAACCTCAAATTATCAAACGGTGTGGAGCTATCCCTTACGGATGAATTGAAGCTTTCACGCAGCATTGATAACGCCCTTAAGCAGGACGATATCATTGATTTGAGGATGAAACTGCTGGCCGTTTACAATGAAAATAAGAAGGCACAGCCTGAGGTTCCAGTAATACGACTGTTTGTGAAAAAGTTCTGGTATGCAGCAGCATCCCTGATTTTACTGGCAGCCATCGGGTCCACCTTATTCTTCAATATGCAGGGTAGTTCCCCAAATGAACAGTTGTTCAAGGAATACTACAGCACGGAGAATCTTATCAATGTAACACGTTCAGGTGATGCCAATATCGTGGAAGCCGTTATGAAGTTCCAGGAAGGCGATTACACCACTGCAGAACAATTATTCAGGCAAATTCTTGATGCAGAACCTGCAAATTACAGCAGCTGGTTCTACTATGGAATCTCCTGCATGGAGACTGGTCATTATGATCTTGCTGAAAATGCTTTCAGCACTATTATAACCGAAGAACAGAATCTTTATGTAGAGCATGCCGAATGGTACCTCGGACTGAGTGCTTTGAAGAGCAACCAGACTGACAGGGCTAAAGAGCAATTGCAAAAGATCGCTCAGAATCCTGACAATATCCATTCAAGAGATGCCAGGAAATTGCTTGCAGAACTTGGTAAGTAG
- a CDS encoding G-D-S-L family lipolytic protein: protein MKSLLKPIGWISLLFIMFAFTMDKPVKIIFFGDSITQMGVDPGGYIDRMNQALVAKGKSDAFELKGAGIGGNKVYDLYLRLEEDVLSKSPDKVVIWVGVNDVWHKSSMGTGTDIDKFEKFYEAIIKKLEEKKIEIILCTPASIGERNDFSNTQDGDLNQYSKIIRSLAEKHQCQLCDFRTIFHEYSLKHNPENLNKGILTTDGVHLNEKGNQLVCDSLMEMILK from the coding sequence ATGAAATCTCTTTTAAAACCCATTGGGTGGATATCCCTGCTTTTTATCATGTTTGCCTTCACCATGGATAAACCGGTTAAAATAATCTTCTTCGGTGATTCTATCACTCAAATGGGTGTTGACCCGGGGGGATACATCGATCGGATGAATCAAGCCCTTGTTGCAAAAGGAAAGTCTGATGCCTTTGAGTTGAAAGGTGCCGGAATTGGGGGCAATAAAGTATATGACCTTTACCTGAGGCTGGAGGAGGATGTATTATCCAAATCTCCGGATAAAGTGGTGATATGGGTTGGTGTTAATGATGTCTGGCACAAGTCATCAATGGGAACCGGGACCGATATTGATAAGTTTGAGAAATTCTATGAAGCCATTATTAAAAAACTGGAAGAAAAGAAGATTGAGATCATTCTCTGTACCCCTGCAAGTATTGGTGAGCGCAACGATTTCTCCAATACACAGGATGGTGATCTGAATCAATATTCAAAAATCATTCGGTCCCTTGCGGAAAAACACCAGTGTCAACTTTGCGATTTCAGGACAATCTTTCATGAATATTCCCTGAAACATAACCCCGAAAACCTCAATAAGGGAATTCTTACGACTGATGGGGTGCATCTGAATGAAAAAGGAAATCAACTGGTGTGCGACAGTCTGATGGAAATGATTCTAAAGTAG
- a CDS encoding AGE family epimerase/isomerase has translation MNEKRAIILREKAFDELTGHILPFWMNFMVDHEKGGFFGRMDGRNRIIPDAPKGGILNARILWTFSAAYNLLKDQQYLEMARRSADYITEHFIDKLEGGTYWSLGHLGEPLDTKKQVYSQAFFIYALTEYHLACGKPEPLEQARKLFHLVEKYSFDEQYNGYLEAFDRQWKILDDLRLSDKDANEKKTMNTHLHILEAYTNLFRVWKDPLLEKRLHNLIRLFLDRFINPQTGHLILFFNENWESKLDITSYGHDIECSWLLYEAAVVLNDPKLLVEVRKVSLLVAEAVTEGLTEEGSLIYERNNQTGHLDADRHWWPQSEAVVGFLNAWELTNDSRYLDKAEKCFQFIQYRLVDPSNGEWHWSIRSDGTVNREEDKAGFWKCPYHNSRMCLEVIKRMG, from the coding sequence ATGAATGAGAAGAGAGCAATAATCCTCAGGGAAAAGGCCTTTGATGAACTCACAGGGCACATCCTGCCATTCTGGATGAACTTCATGGTTGATCATGAAAAAGGTGGATTCTTTGGACGAATGGATGGCCGGAATCGCATCATCCCCGACGCTCCCAAGGGGGGAATCCTGAATGCCCGCATACTCTGGACCTTTTCAGCAGCTTATAACTTGTTGAAAGATCAGCAATACCTGGAGATGGCCAGGAGGTCCGCTGATTATATAACCGAACATTTCATCGATAAACTGGAGGGCGGTACCTACTGGAGCCTGGGTCATCTTGGAGAACCCCTGGACACTAAAAAGCAGGTGTATTCCCAGGCTTTTTTCATCTATGCCCTAACCGAATACCACCTTGCTTGTGGTAAACCGGAACCCCTTGAACAAGCCAGGAAGCTCTTCCACCTGGTTGAAAAATACAGTTTCGATGAACAGTATAACGGGTACCTGGAAGCCTTCGACAGGCAATGGAAGATACTGGATGATCTCCGGCTTAGTGATAAAGATGCCAATGAGAAGAAGACCATGAATACACACCTGCATATCCTGGAAGCATATACCAATCTTTTCAGGGTGTGGAAGGATCCTTTGCTGGAAAAGAGGCTGCACAACCTTATCAGGCTATTTCTCGATCGCTTTATCAATCCCCAAACCGGGCATTTAATTCTCTTTTTTAATGAAAACTGGGAATCAAAGCTGGATATTACCTCCTATGGCCATGATATTGAGTGTTCATGGTTGTTGTATGAAGCTGCCGTGGTGCTAAACGATCCCAAACTGCTGGTGGAGGTAAGGAAAGTTAGTCTGCTTGTAGCGGAGGCAGTAACGGAAGGATTAACAGAAGAAGGAAGTCTCATTTATGAAAGAAATAACCAAACCGGGCACCTGGATGCTGACAGGCATTGGTGGCCACAGTCGGAAGCAGTGGTAGGATTCCTGAATGCATGGGAATTGACAAATGATAGCAGGTATCTTGATAAAGCCGAAAAGTGTTTCCAATTCATCCAATACAGGCTCGTGGATCCATCAAACGGTGAATGGCACTGGAGTATCCGTTCGGATGGCACAGTGAATCGTGAAGAGGATAAGGCCGGTTTCTGGAAGTGTCCTTATCATAATTCAAGGATGTGTTTGGAGGTGATAAAAAGGATGGGGTAG
- a CDS encoding MFS transporter, giving the protein MITDKLKLKEKIGYGFGDLASSMFWKIFGMYLLFFYTDVAGLPAAAVGTMFLITRIWDTVFDPVVGVMGDRTKSKWGKFRPYLLWFAFPFGLIGTLMFITPDFSVTGKLIYAYITYSLMMMVYSMINVPYASLLGVMSPDSRERNVLSSYRMVFAFIGSFIALILIDPLVRYFTSNANGNIQTGWTFGVMVIAALCVIFFLGCFWLTRERVKPIDAKNDSLKQDIRDLLHNRPWWILLGSGIAALIFNSIRDGAAVYYFKYYVLEQNTVQMPLISVSLTLTTLYLVLGQVFNIVGIIIVSPLSNRFGKKTTYLWAMIFATIFSLAFYTVGQGNIAMMMVIQCLISMCAGSIFPLLWSMYADITDYSEWSTGRRATGLIFSSSSMSQKFGWTLGGALTGWLLGYYGFKANIEQSENALTGIRLMLSFLPAIGTVLSVAFIAFYPLNEKKMAVISNELALRRAKAEIA; this is encoded by the coding sequence ATGATAACAGATAAGCTGAAACTGAAGGAAAAGATTGGATACGGTTTTGGGGATCTCGCCTCATCCATGTTCTGGAAGATTTTCGGGATGTATCTCCTGTTTTTCTATACAGATGTAGCCGGCCTTCCGGCAGCTGCGGTTGGAACCATGTTCCTGATCACCCGGATATGGGATACCGTTTTCGATCCGGTGGTAGGCGTGATGGGCGACAGGACAAAATCAAAATGGGGGAAATTCCGCCCGTATCTTCTTTGGTTTGCTTTCCCTTTTGGACTCATAGGCACCCTGATGTTTATTACCCCGGATTTTTCAGTAACCGGGAAACTTATCTATGCCTATATCACCTACTCATTGATGATGATGGTTTATTCCATGATCAATGTCCCTTATGCCTCCCTGCTTGGAGTGATGTCGCCGGATAGCAGGGAACGAAATGTACTTTCTTCCTATAGGATGGTATTCGCTTTTATCGGCAGTTTCATTGCCCTTATCCTGATCGACCCATTGGTGAGATATTTTACATCCAATGCCAACGGTAATATTCAAACGGGCTGGACCTTTGGAGTGATGGTGATAGCAGCCCTTTGCGTTATTTTCTTCCTGGGCTGCTTCTGGCTTACCAGGGAACGGGTGAAACCTATTGATGCCAAAAACGATTCCCTGAAACAAGATATCAGGGACCTGTTACATAACCGACCCTGGTGGATATTGCTTGGATCAGGCATTGCAGCGCTCATTTTCAATTCAATCCGCGATGGTGCCGCAGTTTATTATTTCAAATATTATGTGCTGGAACAAAATACCGTTCAAATGCCGCTGATCAGTGTTTCTTTGACCCTGACGACCTTGTACCTGGTACTCGGACAGGTATTCAACATTGTCGGTATTATTATTGTTTCCCCGCTCTCCAACCGCTTTGGCAAGAAAACAACCTATTTGTGGGCCATGATATTTGCCACCATATTTAGCCTGGCTTTTTATACCGTCGGACAGGGAAACATCGCCATGATGATGGTGATTCAATGCCTGATCAGTATGTGTGCCGGGAGCATTTTCCCCTTGCTTTGGTCGATGTATGCCGATATTACCGACTATTCCGAATGGAGTACAGGCCGCAGGGCTACAGGATTGATATTTTCATCCTCTTCCATGTCACAGAAATTCGGCTGGACCCTGGGTGGCGCCCTCACAGGGTGGCTACTGGGGTATTACGGATTCAAAGCCAATATTGAACAATCAGAAAATGCCCTGACCGGTATCCGTTTAATGCTGAGTTTCCTTCCTGCTATAGGAACCGTCCTTTCTGTAGCCTTTATTGCGTTTTACCCCCTCAATGAAAAAAAGATGGCCGTAATCAGTAACGAACTCGCTTTACGGCGGGCAAAAGCGGAGATTGCATAA
- a CDS encoding glycosidase: protein MNKDYQERVLILSELQESLLSRKNKIIEPGNGIFNRCENPILTAAHAPLIWRYDFDPTTNPNFLERFGINAVFNAGAIKFRNKYVLVARVEGSDRKSFFAVAESENGIDNFRFRELPLILPESDNPETNVYDIRLTAHEDGWIYGVFCSERKDPSAPAGDEFSAKASAGIIRSHDLESWERLPDLKSAHQQRNVVLHPEFVNGKYALYTRPQDGFIEAGAGGAIGWALIDDITNAQINQEKVIDHRKYHTIKELKNGLGPAPIKTANGWLHLAHGVRGCAAGLRYVLYMFMTSLEEPDRIIAQPGGYFLAPEGDERVGDVSNVLFSNGWIADEDGTVYIYYASSDTRLHVAVSAINRLTDYCLNSRTDGYRSATSMNTVKEMVEHNRSYLGK, encoded by the coding sequence ATGAATAAAGATTACCAGGAAAGGGTATTGATTCTGTCAGAACTACAGGAATCACTCCTTAGCAGGAAAAACAAAATTATTGAACCCGGTAATGGAATTTTTAACCGATGTGAAAATCCCATCCTCACAGCAGCGCATGCTCCACTGATTTGGCGGTACGATTTCGATCCCACCACAAATCCGAATTTCCTGGAACGCTTCGGAATTAATGCTGTTTTTAATGCCGGTGCTATCAAATTCAGGAATAAATATGTGCTTGTTGCCCGTGTAGAAGGAAGTGACAGGAAATCCTTCTTTGCTGTTGCCGAAAGTGAAAATGGTATCGATAATTTCAGATTCAGGGAACTGCCGCTCATTTTACCAGAATCCGATAATCCGGAAACAAATGTTTACGACATCAGGCTCACGGCGCATGAAGACGGGTGGATTTACGGAGTCTTTTGTTCTGAAAGAAAAGACCCTTCCGCCCCGGCTGGTGACGAATTTTCAGCGAAAGCCTCCGCAGGAATCATCAGGAGCCACGACCTGGAATCCTGGGAGCGGCTTCCTGATTTGAAATCTGCCCATCAGCAAAGAAATGTGGTACTGCATCCTGAATTTGTGAATGGCAAGTATGCATTGTACACCCGTCCCCAGGATGGTTTTATTGAAGCCGGAGCCGGTGGAGCTATTGGCTGGGCACTTATTGACGATATCACCAATGCACAAATCAATCAGGAAAAGGTTATTGATCACCGGAAATACCATACCATTAAGGAATTGAAAAATGGATTGGGCCCGGCTCCCATAAAAACCGCCAACGGCTGGCTTCATCTTGCCCATGGTGTAAGAGGCTGTGCTGCAGGACTTCGATATGTGTTATATATGTTCATGACCTCTCTCGAAGAACCCGACAGGATCATTGCCCAGCCGGGAGGATATTTCCTTGCCCCCGAAGGTGATGAACGGGTTGGAGATGTGTCAAATGTGCTCTTTTCAAACGGCTGGATCGCGGATGAGGATGGAACTGTCTATATTTATTACGCCTCTTCCGATACACGGCTTCATGTAGCCGTTTCTGCCATTAACCGGCTCACCGACTATTGCCTGAATAGCCGGACAGACGGATATCGCTCTGCTACATCCATGAATACAGTGAAGGAAATGGTTGAACATAACAGGTCATATCTTGGGAAATGA
- a CDS encoding beta-mannosidase has protein sequence MKIMLCFILSSVLLYSGFLQAQGVNTLADKKATTETQQLYKKLISTTQKGIMFGHQDDLAYGIGWKYPSGQSDVFRILGDYPAVFGWDLGHIETGSAYNLDSVSFLQMQEFALTVHNMGGINQYSWHCNNPLTGGSSWDISDPGAVKSILPGNAKNILYTEWLDKLASFLKSLTDENGKPIPVLFRPFHELEGDWFWWGKAHCSSDEFKQLYIFTINYLLQIKEVHNIITVYSNADNFNSCEGFLDRYPGNNYVDMIGFDFYQSPKMKNDEFMALVKQKLSFLEEAARKTGKIPAITEMGYEQIPDSLWWTNVLWPTIKDFRLSYVLFWRNAANRPNHYYMPYPGHPSEKDFLKLYSFPETLFRKDLN, from the coding sequence ATGAAAATAATGCTATGTTTTATCCTTTCCAGTGTCCTGCTTTATTCAGGTTTCCTCCAGGCTCAGGGTGTAAATACATTGGCAGATAAAAAAGCTACAACTGAAACTCAACAGCTTTATAAGAAATTAATATCAACTACCCAAAAAGGCATCATGTTTGGCCACCAGGATGACCTGGCTTATGGAATAGGTTGGAAATACCCTTCCGGACAATCAGATGTGTTCAGGATTCTTGGTGATTATCCTGCAGTTTTCGGTTGGGACCTGGGTCATATCGAAACCGGATCAGCGTATAACCTGGATTCTGTTTCATTTCTTCAGATGCAGGAGTTTGCCCTTACAGTGCATAACATGGGTGGCATCAACCAGTATAGCTGGCATTGCAATAACCCTTTAACAGGGGGGAGCTCCTGGGATATATCCGATCCCGGGGCAGTAAAAAGTATCCTTCCGGGAAATGCTAAAAATATCCTCTATACTGAATGGCTTGATAAACTTGCATCGTTTTTAAAAAGCCTGACGGATGAGAATGGTAAGCCTATCCCCGTATTATTCAGGCCCTTTCATGAACTTGAAGGAGACTGGTTCTGGTGGGGGAAAGCCCACTGCTCTTCAGACGAATTCAAACAACTCTACATCTTTACCATCAATTACCTCCTTCAAATTAAAGAGGTACATAATATCATTACCGTCTATTCCAATGCGGATAATTTCAATAGTTGCGAAGGGTTTCTCGACCGTTACCCGGGGAATAATTATGTAGATATGATCGGATTTGATTTCTATCAATCTCCGAAAATGAAAAATGATGAATTTATGGCCCTGGTAAAGCAGAAGCTTAGTTTCCTTGAAGAAGCAGCTCGTAAAACAGGTAAAATCCCGGCCATCACAGAAATGGGTTATGAGCAGATTCCTGATTCTTTGTGGTGGACCAACGTACTTTGGCCCACCATTAAGGATTTCAGACTCTCTTATGTACTTTTCTGGAGAAATGCTGCCAACCGTCCGAATCACTATTATATGCCCTATCCCGGACACCCCAGTGAAAAGGACTTCCTCAAATTATATTCTTTTCCGGAGACGCTCTTCCGAAAAGACCTGAATTGA
- a CDS encoding cellulase family glycosylhydrolase produces MMKWLLITGLLLFSILSLKAQDHSFISINDHTFQLEGKPYYYIGANYWYGTILASPTGDRPRLERELDFMKQCGIDNLRIQVGAEGPAGEPFRVTPVLQISPGVYNEDMLDGLDYLMAELGKREMKAILFLNNSWDWSGGFAQYLNWNGYGKIPYPMVKPNTWQEFMQFSGQFMNCENCKKQYKDFITFILSRTNRYSGLKYINDPAIMTWEIGNEPRAFSTENLPALKAWISDVAAYIKQLDPNHLVTTGTEGQHGCEKSLEYFEQIHADPNVDYLTMHIWPKNWSWLDIKNISGTLQLSIDSTNQYMQRHIKVARKLNKPIVLEEFGLPRDFHGYQLSETTNARDEYYRNAFMQVVEHAKTKDVLAGCNFWGMGGEGRPSNLYWQPNDDYVGDPPNEEQGLNSVFNTDSTIPLINVFNQKISEVLKKVK; encoded by the coding sequence ATGATGAAATGGCTTTTGATAACCGGATTACTTCTTTTCTCCATTCTTTCGCTGAAAGCCCAGGATCATTCATTCATCAGCATCAATGACCATACATTTCAACTGGAAGGGAAGCCCTATTACTATATAGGGGCAAACTACTGGTACGGAACGATCCTGGCTTCTCCTACCGGCGACCGGCCACGCCTGGAAAGGGAACTTGATTTCATGAAGCAATGCGGAATTGATAACCTGAGGATTCAGGTAGGTGCAGAAGGCCCCGCTGGCGAGCCTTTCCGCGTTACCCCGGTTTTACAAATCTCACCGGGAGTGTATAATGAAGATATGCTTGATGGACTGGATTATCTGATGGCTGAGTTAGGAAAACGTGAAATGAAAGCCATTCTTTTCCTAAACAACAGTTGGGACTGGTCAGGAGGATTTGCTCAATACCTCAATTGGAACGGGTACGGAAAAATCCCCTATCCAATGGTAAAACCCAATACCTGGCAGGAGTTTATGCAATTCTCCGGACAGTTTATGAATTGTGAGAACTGCAAGAAGCAATACAAGGATTTCATCACTTTTATCCTCAGCAGGACGAATCGTTACAGCGGACTTAAGTACATAAATGACCCGGCAATCATGACCTGGGAAATCGGTAATGAGCCACGGGCTTTTTCTACTGAAAATCTTCCTGCACTCAAGGCATGGATCAGTGATGTAGCAGCATATATCAAACAACTGGATCCAAACCACCTTGTTACCACAGGTACAGAGGGCCAGCATGGCTGCGAAAAATCACTCGAATATTTTGAACAAATCCATGCGGATCCTAATGTCGATTACCTCACCATGCATATCTGGCCTAAAAACTGGAGCTGGCTCGATATTAAAAATATCAGCGGCACCCTGCAATTGAGCATCGATAGCACAAATCAATACATGCAACGACACATAAAGGTGGCACGAAAACTGAACAAACCTATTGTCCTGGAAGAATTTGGCCTTCCCAGGGATTTTCATGGTTACCAGTTAAGTGAAACAACAAATGCTCGTGACGAATATTATAGAAATGCCTTCATGCAGGTGGTGGAACATGCTAAAACCAAGGATGTTTTAGCCGGATGCAATTTCTGGGGAATGGGTGGAGAAGGCCGCCCCTCAAACCTTTACTGGCAACCTAATGATGATTATGTAGGTGATCCTCCTAATGAGGAACAGGGCCTAAACTCTGTCTTCAATACTGATTCCACGATACCATTGATCAATGTATTCAATCAGAAAATATCGGAAGTATTAAAAAAGGTCAAATAA
- a CDS encoding helix-turn-helix domain-containing protein: protein MRDNILREITPLTQGDCFTMFTRKKAAFDFPLHYHEDIELNLILNGAGAKRLIGDHMEEIGDYELVMIGPNLQHAWFGEGFKENQITEVTLQFHKDFLDEKFLYRNQLRFIRIMIEKSSRGILFSNHTTKLLAPRIMDLGKKQGFDSVLELLSILHDLSVSRNYRLLSDMSFNNTEKLSFNSRRIDKVMTYSRLNFQKQISLSEVARITNMTESAFSRFFKLRTGMTFIDSLIEIRLGHASRSLIETTESISEIAYNCGFNNISNFNRIFKKKKGCTPKELRESYDQGSRVFV, encoded by the coding sequence ATGCGCGACAACATTCTCAGGGAAATAACGCCTCTTACTCAGGGGGATTGTTTTACTATGTTCACCCGAAAGAAAGCTGCCTTTGATTTTCCCTTGCATTATCATGAAGATATAGAATTGAATCTTATTCTCAATGGAGCCGGTGCAAAACGATTGATCGGGGATCATATGGAAGAGATAGGGGATTATGAACTTGTGATGATTGGCCCTAATCTTCAGCATGCGTGGTTTGGGGAAGGATTTAAGGAGAATCAGATTACAGAAGTTACTCTTCAGTTTCACAAGGACTTCCTGGATGAGAAATTCCTTTATCGGAATCAACTTAGATTCATAAGGATCATGATTGAAAAGTCAAGCCGTGGTATCTTATTCTCAAATCATACTACAAAGCTATTGGCTCCAAGAATAATGGACCTGGGTAAAAAGCAGGGCTTTGATTCCGTCCTGGAATTATTGTCGATTCTGCACGACCTTTCTGTTTCCCGAAATTACCGGTTACTATCTGACATGTCCTTTAATAATACTGAAAAGCTTTCTTTTAATAGTCGGCGCATTGATAAGGTAATGACCTATTCGAGACTGAATTTCCAGAAACAGATTTCATTATCAGAGGTGGCCCGGATAACGAATATGACAGAATCGGCATTTAGTCGGTTCTTCAAACTCAGAACGGGAATGACATTCATTGACAGCCTGATTGAGATTCGGCTGGGTCATGCTTCACGAAGCCTTATTGAAACAACGGAATCCATTTCCGAAATCGCCTATAATTGTGGCTTTAATAACATATCCAATTTCAACAGGATCTTCAAAAAGAAGAAGGGTTGTACGCCTAAAGAATTAAGGGAAAGCTACGATCAGGGGAGCAGGGTGTTCGTTTAA